ctcctttctgGAGAAAAAGTTGTGTTACACAaaagggtgggtgggtggggggtgggggtggggggttggaGTAATACACACGCTGGGTATGAGAATTGTCTGAGCAGATGACAGAATTAACATTtgctgtggggtttttttaaaccatcCCCCATCCTCCTCTTACTCTATCCACTGTTTGGAGAGCCTGTCAGGGCCTTTAAAGTCTGGGTGTGTAGAAAATGTTGCAGCTAGTCTCAGTGAAGAATGACTGATCCATTAATAAGTCTAGGCTAAGAGTTTAGATCATTTCAGTTTCTAGATTTAGAATCCAGATATTAAGCAATGTGGTAAAAAGCATTGTGAAGCCCGCAGAACTCCTATAAACTCTGCTTAGgagcagaaaaagaagagatgTCCTCTGAATGGGTTTCAGACCATGATGAACAAGACAGATACACAGGTACAGACGTCCAAGTGCACAAAAACCTGCTAAAATCATTTAGTTCGTACTGTCTCAGACTCAGAGGACAgtgaaacagaaaaggaaaacagactGCGCAGGATTTGATTTTAAGAAAACTATGGCGTTGTGCAATCTTATCGATGGGGGATATGACTACTGCTGTGAAGAATGCTGCAGAAATCTCGGACTACAGTAAGGTCAAGCACAGGGCTTCTGAGCTGGAACTAACACAGAGCTGGATAACTTTAATTATTACTATTGCTGTTATTATTACAGCACAAATGGAATGATTTTATTTGTTGGAAGCTAATATGTTACAACAGTGTAAATCATGTGAGTGATGTTATAGATAATGCAACAGTTCtagcatttgtttttttggcagcTATAGTTTCTGAAGGAAAGTCAGTGGATGATAACCACAAAGAGAAGATAGGTAATCCTACAAGACCTTAAATGAACCTGCAAAAGGTGACATGGCCACAGGTAGCACTCGCACATTGTTTGATGTCTGCAATGCAGACAAGAGAAACCAGAGCACTTCACAGAGTTGACTGAAAATGGGGCTGACATCACTGTTGTACGTGTCTGTAATTTCCTATATGTCAGCATTTCAAGCAGAgtgctgtgcattatgtttaatgtgtgtgcacacagacctgaactgagcatcagaatctACTGGGCAGGAAACAATgacatcagagagagagagagagagaggaacagagttGGGGGAGGGAAGGCGAGAGTGAAAGTGAGAGAAAAAGGCTGTAATCCAGCAGGCTCACTAGGTACAAATGGAAACAGATTCATAAAAGTCAACCCTGCTCTGTTCTCGTCATTCTGACTTGGAAGCCAGAGGCCTTGACACACCAGTAGGATGCTGGATATGTGGCTGAGTTCTCCGTTTCACATTATTAATCCTTTAAAGGGTTTCTGAGTGGAATCATGTCAGTTAGGTTGCTCTCAGCTGAAATCACTCCTTCAATAAAACATTGCTAATGTAAGCATGGAAGGGAAAATAGGTTAGGGAAGGGTGATTTTGATTCAGGTCAtaagaaaaggggggaaaaaggcttagaatttttttctttcgtcctgtgtgtgtctgctgtgaTTCAGCAGGTCCACCACATCCCAGTCATCTGGCACTGTGGGACTGGAGCCACAAGTCTGATTAGGCGCAGATGTAGAGCATCCAGTATCAAGATTCCATTGAGGCATCTTTGTTAACTCTGTACAAAAGTCTCTTTCGTTTGATTTACATTTTCAACACACCAGCATGTAAACAAGCCAGTAATTTGCTTATCTTATGAAAGATGAGGGGCAGAATTTTAGTCTAAGAGTTTAATCAGTGCCTGCCAATACTGCCGATCCACCCCACTGAAGCAGCGCTGGGACTTATGAGGCTCACTAAAAACTAAACACTGGAAAGGCAAAATGAATCAGGATCAGGTTTAATTTTAATAGGAGTTCACCGATGTTGTTTTGAAAACTAAAAACACTGACAAGGAATTGGAAAAACAGATCAAACTTCAGCTTATGCAACTGAACAGATTAGTCTTGGCAGACTCGCTCTGTGCGTGAGATTATTTTTGCAGCACCACAATAAATGAAACACCATGTGAGTCATGTAGCTCTATGGCAGCATGTTAAAAGTGTGCACTCTAGTGGCTGAACTGCAAAAAATGTACTGACGCACTGCAGAGCGCAGATAAGAACAGAGTTAAAAACCTCtgcaaaagaggaaaaagttgcaggaaaaaaataaacacttcattagttgctaaaaaataaatacatttattaccttTTTAATCCAACTGtaaagtttctttaaaaaaaaaacaaaatccaccACATACATAAGATGCTCTATCGGACTTAAATCtggcgactgtggaagtcgttTGAGTACAATGAAATCACTGTTTAGTAAATACGAACAGttgatggacatggtcagcaaaaaAAAACTTGGGTAGACCatgacatttaaacaatgctcagtggGTAGTAAAAAGCCCAAAATGTGGGAAGAAAATATCCCCTACACCCTtacacctccaccaccaccagtaCTGTAAATGTTAGATACAAAGCAGGATGGCGCCATGCTTTTTCCAACATGTTATCAGTCTTCTGTTGTCCGCTGTGTAATTtgtagcttcagtttcctgttcttggtTGACAGAAGCAGCACCTGGTATGGTCTTCTGCTGATGAAGCCCCTCTGCTTCAATGTGCTGCGCATTAAGAgttgctcttctgcatacttggGTTGTATCAAGTGGTTATTTCAGTCACTGTTGCCTTCCTCTCAGCTTGAAACACTCTGGCCATTCTTCTCTGACCTCTAGtatcaacaaagcattttccCCAAGAGCACTGCCACTTACTGGATGTTTTCTCTTGTTCAGACCACTCTCTGTAAACTCCAGATAGTTGTgttgggaaaatcccagcagtttCACAAAtattcagaccagcctgtctgccACCAACAAACACACCACAAAGACACTTAAACCagctttcttcctcattcttaTGCTCACTTTGAACTTTAGCAGGTCATCTTTACCGAAAGTTAAGCTTTCCACATACTTGATGGCCACCTCTGGTTAGAAATCACTATAGCATAGCATACGACAGAGTTATGAGACAATTTATAAGATTTAAGAGGAAGTTATGATGACTCAATGATTTCCCAGagaaacagtttttaaacagcATTTATTTAGCTTTCTCCATACAATACATTTAATGTACAACAGCACATACTGTATTCTCAAATAACTCTCAGTATAAAATAGGGCTTCTACAATCAAGGTACAGTCATAAAATGCTCTGAGGGACATGACGACAGCAACAGTAAAACACCTTCATATAAAGCGCAGGATATTGAGAGAAGTGATTGTATTTGCCAAGCTGCTGCTGTAGGAAGCAGAACTTCAGACCCCACCTCTCAGAGCATCTGACATCCTGCAAGAACCCGTTTTATGTTTCTCTTGGTTCTGGTTTCTCAACTGAAGCGGCTCCAAATGATGATCAAATCATAAGAACATGATCTATTACTGCTGAAAATATAACTTTTGTTAACATGGGAGGATAAAATCAGGCCTTGTTtggggatatatatatatatatatatatatacacatacatacatacatacatatatacacacacaccaaggTCAAAGCGTAATCAGCATTATGACTGATGATCAAGCTTATCTTAACAATCATATATTGAACTGTTTGTGACTGGAGCTGTAAAAACAGGATTGTTTCTGAGTGTTTTCCTCACACAAAACACTGAATCACAGCAAAAGTATACCATACTATCACTGAAGCCACAAGAAAGCGATCTTATTTCAACATTATAAGTAAACATCAGCCAATTATAGAATGTCTTTAAAAGGAATTTTATCTGCAGATGTGCATCGGAGTGCGCGTGGGCCTATATAGCATCGataaatgtgtctttaaataGAATACACGTAACACTGACCAGCTTTTGTGTTAGTTTGCTATTACGTAGTGCTTCTGGTGGAGGATATACATTACATATCATATCCAATTAGTATGAGAGAAGGCCTAGGTACAAGGAAACGTAAAaatagagagagaaaggagagattTGTCTCAAGTCTTGAGGTAAGCAGTGTGTTTCAATATAATGCCCTACAGACAATCATACAGTTACAATCATTAATTCTCTATATACAAACTTCCTGATTTACATACACTGTACTGCTCCTCAGTTTGTAATtgaataaaactaaatatgagACCATGGTGCAAACTTTTTCAAGCGAGGAGGGGAGTCTGACTTCACAAAGCCCGTTTTCATGATGTGGGTGATAATGAACGTTACAATATGGCTATTGAAGATGGCCTGCTTCCTCTTGCATACGTCACACATACTATCAAATATCTACAACAGTGCAAATTTTCCTGATCGatcaaaacacttgcaaacaatTGGCAAAACTACATCAGCTCACTTTTGAAATTGTACGGTGGACGAGAAGAATGCAAGTTGGCGATGGACAATCGTCTGAATAGATGCCGACATCGAAAACTCACATGCCTGTGCATTTAACAGTATATATTAATTAATATGGCATGTTTTAGGGGTAACATTAACTCTGCGTACTGTGTCACGCGAATGAATGAAGTCTACCGTGGCACGATGGCTCGAATGAAAGACAAAAGTAAGAGGACAAACCTGCACTCTGCCCCACATGGCTCTGCTGGATGTAGGCACCGGGTTTACTATCACCTTCTTAGAAGACAAGTTTGAGCTCAGAAACATATCGAGCCTAGCCCACATCTCTCCAAAACACACGCTGTGCCACCTAAATGTGCATCTACTCGAGGAggctttgcaaaaaaaaagaaaaaaagaaaaaaaaatgtatgtgcTATAGTAATAACAGTTTGCGCACTCATTAACACTACAGACTGTAACTGAGACGCGACATCAACAAGCTTTTACGAAGAGGAGGAGGCTATAGGATGCTACAGTACTAGTGCTACCTGAACATGCTACAGATTGAGACTACAAAGATGGAGGACTGTTTCACATTAGCACAAAGCAGGAACCAGCTTTGCTGAGGAGCTCTACCCATTTCAGCCCACAGAGCTGCTTGCAACCAGCTGTGCCTGGAACCAACATTTGATTATTTAAAAACGCAAACCAAaggatgtgtgtgtctgtgtgtcgtTTGTTTTAGGAGAAATATTGTCTTCACAAATGTTATGTaccatttttaaaatgacagaaGTACCATCTATGCAGCTTGATGGATCAAGTACTTAGTAAAGCTGGCTTATTGTGTGCAGAGGAAAGCACCCCATCTGTAGTCAGTTCCTGTCATatgaaacacacatacaaacatactCACACACATTCGCTTGCACAAGTGCACAAACCCTGAAGTTAGGAACGATTTCTATCATCACACGGCACTAGCGTTTTGATTATCTTAGAGTAAGAGCTGGGATTGCATACTGTAGCATACATCTCCTGGGAGAGGCGCCCTTCATCAATATCAGCTCATTTGTTTTTAACCACACATGcatccacacccacacacagacacacactcatacacactgGAATAAATTTTTAAACTggtcaaaaaaattaaaaaaaaattacaatcgCATGCTTTTTAACGGAATGTAAGAAAGCTCAAACCAGACCTTCGGCTACAGCTGGGACCAAGCTGAAGCCAAAGTGTCTCCTTTGCTTTAACCATGAAAAGCAGAGACTTAAGAATTTTGTTCTGGTGGAATTTTATAGTGTTCAAACCGTTCTCACCGTCACCAAGCCATCAGTCTGGTAACACAATTCTGAAGTGCTTTGACACACAACTGTAACGTTATGATTAAAGGGACAGCTGTCCCTTAATAAAGGACTAATATATAGTTTATCTATTTATatagataaacacacacacacacacacacacacacacgtgtgtgtgtatatatatatgtttttatatattatttaaaatatattcccCCATATTAAGTGGGAGCTCTGGACCTAGTCTATTAGACCTCTGGCAACAGACACCTACTTAAAACTGACTACAACCTCACATTTCGACTGATGTCCAAATGTCATATGCCATTCACACCAACAGCAAATGCAAGGTGATCAGACCTTTAAAGTAAGCTGCATTCAAAGCCTACAGTGTAGCTGTGaaaccatttaccattttccaTATTCCTCTTCCCACCAAACCTGCTACTGTATTCTCTAAAGCAGGGATTCAGACTTGGTCATGTTATCTCGCATTACCATAATTTTAAGATAGCCTTTAACAACATACCAATCATTGCTGCTCTTCAGTTACATTGCATGTGACGGAGCAGTATTTTGGTGCAAAGGAGAATGCCAAGCctttgggaaaagaaaaaaaaaaaaagacactctCTGCCATGCTTCTCTATAACATTTAGATAACCTGGATAAGAGATCCTTGGAACAAAATTGTGTATATTTTGTACTTTTAGACAGGTAGACTTCAACCACAATAATTTGGCAGCTATTGATTTGGCTACAAAATCCACAGAAAAGTGCAAATAttcactttattttgtttttgtgacatcTTGAGTTTCTGACCTCTTTATATCTGTTCTATGCACCCATGCTTAATAAATAAGTTAATAACAAAACTCAAACATAACTCTGAAAGATCCCCTAGCATAATCTGATCAAAGTGCAGCACCCCAGCAACAACGGAAGGAGTGGAAGTGTTTGATAAGGTTCAGATAGCAGGTCCTAGATCATGGTCTTGTGGGGCTCTTCTTCTAGCTCCGAGTAAGCCACTCGCACATAAAGTAATAGatagactcacacacacagaaacactcgCATAGAGTCTAGCTTAGATCAGTCTGGCCTCTCCCTCCATGTCTGGCGGTAGATCACACACTCCTGTGAAGTGCATCTCCTTTCCCTTGCGTGCCTGTGCAGTGCCAGCTTTGGCCCCTCGCTCCCCCAGGCTGGGAGAGGGCTGTTGAGCCACAGGGTCTGGCGACGTCCCACGGGGGATTCCACCTGCCCGCCTCTCTTTCAGGAAGACCTCTAGCCGGCGCAGCATCTGCTTGGGGTTCTTTTTGGCAAACAGCTCCACCTCTGAGGGTTACgaaacacagaaaatgtgaGATTTGCGGAGGAATGGTAATCTGTGTTTTTTCCAGTGTGGAATTCAATGGATAGACCCCTAACTTAGACTAAAGGAAGACCCTTGACATTTTGGGAAATCCCATATTTGCTTGGATGCTGAGTGTTGCTTTCAAACAATGATACCAATCGCATATTTGTCTCTAAATATGAAGCCAAAAGCTGCAGCTTAGGTAAGAGTAAAACTATCAACGGTGTGTGAAACAGTTCACTAACCAATAACCAATTATTGAAAAAGTTCAATAATCTCATCTGTGTTAAGGATATGAAAgcagaaatgtaaaaatcacAGGTTTTCATCTGACAAAAGGCTTTGTACCAGGCTGGCCTTGGacctgtattttgttttttttactttgctcTTTAAAGCAGATTAATTTTCTGATGTTTCCAGTCTTTGTGCCAATTGGCTTCTGACTGCAGCATCACAAGTAAGAGGTAGCATTAGTGTGATTATAAGCACAACCTTTCAGAACAAAGCCAGAGTCAGCGATGGTCTTCTGCTGGGTCTTCCACAGTTGATAAAGGTGCAGATACGTGGCAACGTAGAATTCGTTCAGCACGCCGACCACTTGCTGACGACGATTACACTCCCTGGTatgaacaaaacacaaaggacAGAGGGTGTCGTGACACCCATCAAACACACTTCTGAAAATgggataattaaaaaaaacaaaacaaatatgagTCTCACTTGGACAAGGCCTCCTCTCTTAGTACTTGCAGAGCGATGCGGGTCATGTTGATTGACATCACACTGAATGGAAAGTtctaaaacagacaaaaacacaagaaattaTTGCTGAAGCAGTGAGGGACAATCATTAAatcaaatgaacacattttccCACTTTGGCTTGAACAAGCTGCCTTGTGAGAGTAAATTTTACTGCCAGGTAATACCTGTGTCGGGTGTAGTGATAATTTGTAGATGTCTCTAGCCAAGGGTAGAGTCTCTGGGTCCATCACAAAATATAGAGTATGCATCAGTCCCAGGAATCCAGTGCCACGTAGGTCAGTGGCAGGGTCTGTACCTGCAGTACAGAAAGTAAATAAAGGCAAAGCAGCATGATGTTAGCACAGGAGTGATGTCATATTATTAATTATGAATTGAGAACTACCTTTTTACAACAAAATAGAGAGAGTCTTACCCTGAAAGCCAATGTTTTCCCAGTGTACACCATACCGTGGACAGTCCAACTTGCTGCCAATCAGCTTCTTATAAATGGTCTGGAGGACACGCATGTGGACCGTTTGGCTGTTGTCAACAGGGCCTAtgtaaagaaaagtaaaacacacatgtgcaaaagacctaatttttgtttttggaaacaCTTAAGGAGTTTTAACAACTTGTGTGATGTTTAGACCAAACAGAccctctaacacacactcacactgtgcAATGGCAAAGACGAGATCTCTCTCCTCCAGGAGCTCCCTGTGAAGTCGCGGAGGTCCAAAGAGGAAGTGTGTGATCGCAGCCAGACCAGTCCTGCGAATGGTTGGCTGGATGTTCTTCTGCAGGTGGACATTGaggaaaaatttaaaaagtatacccatcaaaacaatttatttatttgttttcaaatgcATTATCATTCTCATactttacatttctttatttactaCACTAAAGACTAGTGATTTTTATGAATAAGACCTAATTCAGATTTCCTCTGTTTGTCATTCTACTTtctttgcagttttgtttttagcatTCCTTACCAGCAAATCCCCAAGGTCTGTGGTCTGAAAGTACTGCAGGGCTTCATTGAAGGAGATAAGTGGGGTTGGGTTTAAGTCCTCAGTGAGAGCTGGGAGATCAATATTACAGTTATATTATTATACCATCAACTAACAGACCAAAAATCAGCAAAGTCATTATCATTCTCCTACAAACAGTAACATTTATCTGACCTGGCTGGGTGTGCTCTAGAGCCTCCCACTCCTGCCTGGCCTTTTCCAACTCCACATTTTCCTTATCAtctgtaaagaaaacaaagttgAGGAAAGAAAACGTGCTAATTCAACAAACAGCTTCATTTGGTTCACAGCTTTAACTAAGCACTCCAACAGGGTGAGCTATTTTGCTATGGTGACGTCCACCCAGTCAATCCCCTGTCATGAATCCTTCTTGTCTAACAGACCTGCACCCTCCAGGGTGCCTCCTGTGCTTCCTACAACCAGGCAACCTTAACTCCTGGGTCAGGTGTTACCTGCAATAATTGCTCTGTATctaggatacacacacacgcacacaagaaGAGGATGTGAGACAAAAATCAAGGCTGTTCATGTTACCTTCAGGCTTGGGCTGGTCTCCAGCTGCCAGGGTTTGCAGAAGACCATTCTGTTTTAATGCTGAAatctggaaaataaaatatttggaGACATTAAATTCAAGGAAGTGGTGTGCTGTTGGAAGTGAGACAGTAACAATAGGCTTTAATTACCGGCAGAGATCTGAGTGGTGCGCTGCCATTGGTGTGGTCTTTGACATTATGACCAATAACCAGTCCATTCATGAtctataaagcaaaaaaaagaaaaaaaaaagacaatatgtagatttttttttaaaaggaccCAACACAAGCAAAATCTAATGAGAATGAATCAATGAGAAGTGATTTTTAAGTGTACTCACAGGCTTATGATTGGAGTGTCCATTGGTTATCTCCTCTAATGGTTTACACTCACGAGACAAACCATTCAGACCCTaacagcagagcagcagcaacagaaCAGGTGCATTAGAAAAACACAACGTAAAAACAGTGAAGCATTCACCCCCTCCATGACAGAGCAACGCGTTATTACTGTAGGCCATATGCAATTCCTGAAAACTAATACacatatgataaaaaaaaattttaacagTGAAATATTTAGTATCTAAATATTTAGGCCAAATAAAATAACAGGTATCCTTTTGAAAGTGGCCCGCTTGGAAACATGCCACTTTTACTGGGATGCTTCTTGTGTGTGGCACACTTATGCTTAAAAACTATGAAAGTAATTTAGGGGTGCACATCCACTGGGGAAAATGGTCATAACCTGACTTATGTTGCACCAAAATTGCAAACACACTTACTGATCCAACTGTTTACAAATGAAACTGTACACAAGGACAGCAAAGAGGCCAGGGAGCTAGAGGTAATGTTTTGGCTAGGAAACCAAGCTGGGGATAAAGGAAATGCGCTGTCAGCTGCCACTGATAACAGAAAGGTTGACCTTAGACCTTAGGTTAAACACATAAGACATAAGGACTTAAACAAAGTACATCATGTGACATTAAACAAAAGTGCAGAGCAGGAAGGGAAAAATGATCCCTCTGAGAACAATAAAAATCTCCGTAGCAACAATGGTCAGATGGCAGTACTTCTGTTTTGTTGACCAACACGGCAGGTGCTGCTTTCGGTTTTAATGGTTTTAAGTTCCTGTAAATCTAAACACTGGAATGAGATTAAAACAAAGGTCAAATAAGGTTACCTCAATGCGGGAGGCGACATCAATGTCTTCTTCCATTGCATGTGAGCGCGTTGTCTGCTGAACTTGTTTCTGATCCTGGCCTCTAAAGACTTCTGAAGTCATAAACTGAGATTGGCTGATGAGTTGATGCAAGGGCCACCATGGCTTCAGCTGCACACACTTGTAGCTACTGCAAGTATCTATGCGTTTATCATTTTTCCCTCATATATGTAGACAACACGACATCCACAGTCACCGGGTCGATTTTAGAAAGTTGTCGccgggaggaaaaaaaagtgttgtttgaACATCATATTCACGCAAGAGCAATAGTTGTGTGGTTTTCGATGCCAGTCTAACCACGAGTATGGATGCTGACAGGAATCTACAGATATCAGTCCACGAGAGCTGACTGGAGGAAATGGCTACCCATCAATACACAAGTTGCCTGGAAACCTGcctcttttctctccaccaCTGACCAGCCCTGCTCTCTTTAGCCCCTCCAGAGGTGCCCAAAACCAGAATAATGACATTCCTGTTCAGGGCTGGGCTCTCCCTGTCCGAGACACTTCATCACTTTGGCACTTGAGATAAATCCAAAGTATCCCAGGCAGTATTCACAAGCACCAAAGCAGCCCTACGTCTCTGGCCTCACGTGAAATGGCATCAAACATCCGAACTCCAGCTGTGCAACGAGATGTGGGGTCATGAAGAGTTGTTGTATGGCAGGAGACACTGTGTGAAAGGCAGTGGTTTAAAAACGCAAAGTTAATAAATGGCTACACAAAAGTAACAGAAAAACCAACCAACAGGCGACAAAGACACAGAATTATGGGTTCTTCCCAGCACGTTTGGCTCATCatatcaaaaacaataaaacaagcaaAGGTTCATCACGTATCCTTTAAGTCACAATACATCACAACACCTGGAACAAAAATAGTTCCCTTATGCGTTTACCTGTTAGGATGGGCCAAATTATTTtgctgtgaaaaaagaaaaacatctaatACCTGAACTGAAGACCCTGTTTCTTCCAATGTTGTCTCTGTGTGGGAGGGTCAGAGTATATTGCGTGGTGTAAAATAAATACCTCCTCCCAAGCACTGGTTTTCATACTTATATCTCAAGAACATTTTCAATGCATGACTTTAACTAGTCagcgttttttcttttcttttttccttctttcgttctttttttttttttttttttttttttacagcgtaATATTGCTACTTTTACTAAAGCAAAAGCTCTGCATACTTTCCCattcgttaaaaaaaaaaaatcacagcaattttaaaataaaaggataGCACTACAGAAAGCAAGCACACAGCCgcgacaaaaacaaaacaaaaaactagcGAATAAGTTCAGCTTAGTGAGGTGACAGCTGCCTACAGTAACGCTCCGCCGCTCTGACAGCTACCATTATCTGTAGCAACCGAAAAGCTAGCATTATGTCAGCTAGCAaccccgcaggcacaaagacgCAGCTACAGCTTCACCTCAAACGGAGAATGCCACGGCGCATATACTGCATGCAAGCCCGCCGAAATTTACGGCAAACACCACAACATTTTAATTCGTATATAAAAAAATCACCTGCATTTAAGGACTCCAGTCCTAGTTAGGTTTTGACACATGAAAAGCCAGCTGCCAGGCTAACTAACGGGCTAGCTGTAGCTCTGCTGAACTGTAACAGGGATGGAGGGGGGATCTGTCCCCAAATCCAACAGCAACACGAATAAATCTGCTTTTGTCTCCAAGTTCCAGCAAATGCAGCAGAAACATTGCGTCCCGCGGCCTGTCTGAAAATATTACGTGATATGAAGCATTTTAAAAGTACCTCAGTTTCTGATTGTTTCTCCCTCCAATCTCAGCTTCCCTTCCCCCGTCCAGTGGCCACGGTAATTTCGAGTGCATCTTGGGAATTGTGGTTTCCTGTCCGACTCTATCTTCATTACGTCATCGCATTCTCCAGCTCAGGTATACAGGAGCTGTGGGAGATCGAGACGTCTTCCGTTACCTTTGATTCTCGCTCCTTTTTCTTGCTCAATAtgtagttaaaaataaaaataaaaatctattccgaaaagaaataaaaaggaaaaacgaaaacagaaataataaaGTAAGGTTCTGAAAAAATCTAATTTACTTTTGACTTGGCACTTTCTCCCTTTCTGTAAGCTGAAAGAATGCGCCTAAAATTCAGACTTCAATTTAGACCACATGAGGGCACACAGATGGAAAtgggtttgaaaaaaaaatcaaggctGTCAGTGCCAaggagatatttttttcttttt
This region of Pelmatolapia mariae isolate MD_Pm_ZW linkage group LG12, Pm_UMD_F_2, whole genome shotgun sequence genomic DNA includes:
- the elmod3 gene encoding ELMO domain-containing protein 3, with protein sequence MTSEVFRGQDQKQVQQTTRSHAMEEDIDVASRIEGLNGLSRECKPLEEITNGHSNHKPIMNGLVIGHNVKDHTNGSAPLRSLPISALKQNGLLQTLAAGDQPKPEDDKENVELEKARQEWEALEHTQPALTEDLNPTPLISFNEALQYFQTTDLGDLLKNIQPTIRRTGLAAITHFLFGPPRLHRELLEERDLVFAIAQCPVDNSQTVHMRVLQTIYKKLIGSKLDCPRYGVHWENIGFQGTDPATDLRGTGFLGLMHTLYFVMDPETLPLARDIYKLSLHPTQNFPFSVMSINMTRIALQVLREEALSKECNRRQQVVGVLNEFYVATYLHLYQLWKTQQKTIADSGFVLKEVELFAKKNPKQMLRRLEVFLKERRAGGIPRGTSPDPVAQQPSPSLGERGAKAGTAQARKGKEMHFTGVCDLPPDMEGEARLI